The following coding sequences are from one Melospiza melodia melodia isolate bMelMel2 chromosome 2, bMelMel2.pri, whole genome shotgun sequence window:
- the IL1RL1 gene encoding interleukin-1 receptor-like 1 isoform X1: protein MFRNMMKIIDLILLSTFLSVSMTSETFDAMEGEAFVIKGPKWSSSVNITWYRTDTHTRIPAEEKGSRVFSMERFLWFLPTSREDSGNYTCVTHFLSNRTKLYNVSVQVHSYKPGECFPSRIRYPNDTQTGRVVCPTIDNYKNATIVQWYKDCKPLKGQRYFKKEKYIYIENPRREDDGYYTCQFIYTHKGNVFNVSATRIFISGVKYSPLPPQIIFPKHEDVIEAELGAALSLKCRARLGINKQPLAAVSWDVDNISVKRLVFSRFHRETHFFDDHEQVYYGETTLNITEVKKEDLQSNFTCIALNTLYSTRVTVTLQLKVQSKEVLPNVLLITGSLVLLGAIALSVILYQSFRVDIVLLYREIFQPYSVKDDGKIYDAYVIYPKNHASEANFVEYFVYQIMPDILENKCGYTLCIYGRDIYPGEDAASAIETRMQKSRRLIMLLTHQLVNSKEDAYDQHIALYNALIQNDTKVILLEMETIGTYGKLQESLRFLIKQQGTIKWKEEHTVHPQSPSSKFWKQVRFHMPLARRPSHVADAR from the exons ATGACATCTGAAACAT TTGATGCTATGGAAGGTGAGGCCTTTGTTATAAAAGGTCCCAAATGGAGTTCATCAGTGAACATCACCTGGTATCGCACGGACACTCACACAAGAATTCCTGCCGAAGAGAAGGGATCACGAGTGTTTTCCATGGAACGATTTCTTTGGTTTCTGCCAACTTCTAGAGAGGATTCTGGAAACTACACTTGTGTAACACATTT TTTAAGTAATCGCACGAAGTTGTACAACGTGAGTGTGCAAGTGCATTCATACAAGCCAGGAGAATGTTTCCCAAGTCGGATTCGTTACCCAAATGACACTCAAACAGGAAGAGTTGTTTGTCCTACCATTGATAACTATAAGAATGCTACCATTGTCCAGTGGTATAAG GACTGCAAACCTCTTAAGGGACAGAGATACTTCAAGAAAGagaaatatatttatattgaGAATCCAAGAAGGGAGGATGATGGTTATTATACTTGTCAATTTATTTATACCCATAAAGGAAATGTGTTTAATGTATCAGCAACAAGAATTTTCATAAGTGGGG TAAAATACTCACCTCTACCACCTCAAATCATATTTCCAAAGCATGAAGATGTAATAGAAGCAGAGCTTG GTGCTGCTTTGTCTCTGAAATGTCGGGCCCGCCTGGGGATTAACaaacagccactggctgctgtcaGCTGGGATGTGGATAACATCTCAGTGAAAAGGCTTGTTTTTTCAAGATTTCATAGAGAAACTCATTT TTTTGATGATCATGAGCAAGTATACTATGGAGAGACAACTTTGAATATTACTGAAGTAAAAAAGGAGGATCTGCAGTCAAATTTCACATGTATAGCATTGAACACACTGTACAGCACAAGAGTCACAGTGACATTACAACTCAAAGTGCAATCTAAGG AGGTTCTTCCTAATGTCCTCCTGATCACAGGATCTCTAGTTCTGCTAGGTGCAATAGCACTCTCAGTGATCCTTTACCAGTCCTTCCGAGTGGATATTGTCCTGCTGTATCGGGAGATATTCCAGCCCTACTCAGTCAAGGATG ATGGGAAGATATATGATGCATATGTTATCTACCCCAAAAACCATGCCAGTGAAGCTAATTTTGTGGAATATTTTGTTTACCAAATCATGCCAGATATTCTGGAAAATAAATGTGGATATACATTGTGTATTTATGGGAGAGATATATATCCTGGAGAAG ATGCAGCCAGTGCAATTGAGACAAGGATGCAGAAGAGCAGGAGGCTGATCATGCTGCTGACACACCAGCTGGTTAATTCTAAAGAAGATGCTTATGATCAACACATTGCTTTATACAATGCCCTCATTCAAAATGACACCAAGGTGATCCTTCTGGAAATGGAGACAATTGGGACTTACGGGAAGCTTCAGGAATCTCTTAGGTTTCTTATTAAGCAGCAAGGCACCATCAAATGGAAAGAGGAGCACACGGTGCACCCACAGTCACCCAGTTCTAAGTTCTGGAAGCAGGTGAGGTTCCATATGCCGCTGGCACGCAGGCCCTCACACGTGGCTGACGCCAGgtga
- the IL1RL1 gene encoding interleukin-1 receptor-like 1 isoform X2, giving the protein MMKIIDLILLSTFLSVSMTSETFDAMEGEAFVIKGPKWSSSVNITWYRTDTHTRIPAEEKGSRVFSMERFLWFLPTSREDSGNYTCVTHFLSNRTKLYNVSVQVHSYKPGECFPSRIRYPNDTQTGRVVCPTIDNYKNATIVQWYKDCKPLKGQRYFKKEKYIYIENPRREDDGYYTCQFIYTHKGNVFNVSATRIFISGVKYSPLPPQIIFPKHEDVIEAELGAALSLKCRARLGINKQPLAAVSWDVDNISVKRLVFSRFHRETHFFDDHEQVYYGETTLNITEVKKEDLQSNFTCIALNTLYSTRVTVTLQLKVQSKEVLPNVLLITGSLVLLGAIALSVILYQSFRVDIVLLYREIFQPYSVKDDGKIYDAYVIYPKNHASEANFVEYFVYQIMPDILENKCGYTLCIYGRDIYPGEDAASAIETRMQKSRRLIMLLTHQLVNSKEDAYDQHIALYNALIQNDTKVILLEMETIGTYGKLQESLRFLIKQQGTIKWKEEHTVHPQSPSSKFWKQVRFHMPLARRPSHVADAR; this is encoded by the exons ATGACATCTGAAACAT TTGATGCTATGGAAGGTGAGGCCTTTGTTATAAAAGGTCCCAAATGGAGTTCATCAGTGAACATCACCTGGTATCGCACGGACACTCACACAAGAATTCCTGCCGAAGAGAAGGGATCACGAGTGTTTTCCATGGAACGATTTCTTTGGTTTCTGCCAACTTCTAGAGAGGATTCTGGAAACTACACTTGTGTAACACATTT TTTAAGTAATCGCACGAAGTTGTACAACGTGAGTGTGCAAGTGCATTCATACAAGCCAGGAGAATGTTTCCCAAGTCGGATTCGTTACCCAAATGACACTCAAACAGGAAGAGTTGTTTGTCCTACCATTGATAACTATAAGAATGCTACCATTGTCCAGTGGTATAAG GACTGCAAACCTCTTAAGGGACAGAGATACTTCAAGAAAGagaaatatatttatattgaGAATCCAAGAAGGGAGGATGATGGTTATTATACTTGTCAATTTATTTATACCCATAAAGGAAATGTGTTTAATGTATCAGCAACAAGAATTTTCATAAGTGGGG TAAAATACTCACCTCTACCACCTCAAATCATATTTCCAAAGCATGAAGATGTAATAGAAGCAGAGCTTG GTGCTGCTTTGTCTCTGAAATGTCGGGCCCGCCTGGGGATTAACaaacagccactggctgctgtcaGCTGGGATGTGGATAACATCTCAGTGAAAAGGCTTGTTTTTTCAAGATTTCATAGAGAAACTCATTT TTTTGATGATCATGAGCAAGTATACTATGGAGAGACAACTTTGAATATTACTGAAGTAAAAAAGGAGGATCTGCAGTCAAATTTCACATGTATAGCATTGAACACACTGTACAGCACAAGAGTCACAGTGACATTACAACTCAAAGTGCAATCTAAGG AGGTTCTTCCTAATGTCCTCCTGATCACAGGATCTCTAGTTCTGCTAGGTGCAATAGCACTCTCAGTGATCCTTTACCAGTCCTTCCGAGTGGATATTGTCCTGCTGTATCGGGAGATATTCCAGCCCTACTCAGTCAAGGATG ATGGGAAGATATATGATGCATATGTTATCTACCCCAAAAACCATGCCAGTGAAGCTAATTTTGTGGAATATTTTGTTTACCAAATCATGCCAGATATTCTGGAAAATAAATGTGGATATACATTGTGTATTTATGGGAGAGATATATATCCTGGAGAAG ATGCAGCCAGTGCAATTGAGACAAGGATGCAGAAGAGCAGGAGGCTGATCATGCTGCTGACACACCAGCTGGTTAATTCTAAAGAAGATGCTTATGATCAACACATTGCTTTATACAATGCCCTCATTCAAAATGACACCAAGGTGATCCTTCTGGAAATGGAGACAATTGGGACTTACGGGAAGCTTCAGGAATCTCTTAGGTTTCTTATTAAGCAGCAAGGCACCATCAAATGGAAAGAGGAGCACACGGTGCACCCACAGTCACCCAGTTCTAAGTTCTGGAAGCAGGTGAGGTTCCATATGCCGCTGGCACGCAGGCCCTCACACGTGGCTGACGCCAGgtga